The proteins below are encoded in one region of Metabacillus dongyingensis:
- a CDS encoding copper homeostasis protein CutC — protein sequence MIIEAIADSLEDAKTAQTAGADRIELVTGLLEGGLTPSYGLIKSVCSELTIPVNVMIRPHSRSFCYTEEDLNIMLEDIEICRNLGAAGVVFGVLTQEEKIDEDKLSKLIQASKGLDITFHRAFDEVDHLFTALEVLQKYPEISRILTSGSKQKATEAVEELGQLADLSAGTGLSIMAGSGLTPQNLQAFLKKVNVSEVHFGSGIRFESSYNNPIDPNKIKTIRKIVS from the coding sequence ATGATTATCGAAGCCATCGCAGATTCACTTGAAGATGCAAAAACCGCACAAACTGCTGGTGCCGATCGGATAGAATTAGTCACTGGGTTGTTGGAAGGAGGGCTTACGCCAAGCTATGGCTTAATTAAAAGTGTCTGCAGCGAATTAACGATTCCAGTGAATGTGATGATTCGCCCGCATAGCCGCAGCTTTTGTTATACAGAAGAAGACTTGAATATTATGTTAGAAGATATTGAGATTTGCCGCAATTTAGGTGCTGCTGGAGTTGTGTTTGGTGTTCTAACGCAAGAGGAGAAAATAGATGAGGATAAGTTAAGTAAATTAATTCAAGCCTCAAAAGGGTTAGATATTACCTTCCACCGGGCGTTTGACGAGGTCGATCATCTGTTCACGGCTTTAGAAGTTCTTCAAAAATATCCTGAGATATCTAGAATCCTCACATCCGGCAGCAAGCAAAAAGCTACAGAAGCGGTCGAAGAGCTGGGACAGCTGGCTGACCTTTCGGCAGGGACTGGACTTTCCATTATGGCAGGATCAGGATTAACACCTCAAAACTTGCAGGCATTCTTAAAAAAGGTAAACGTGAGTGAGGTACATTTTGGTTCAGGAATCCGTTTTGAATCAAGCTATAACAACCCTATCGATCCCAATAAAATAAAAACAATCAGGAAAATCGTTTCATAA